One Spirochaeta africana DSM 8902 genomic window carries:
- a CDS encoding lipase family protein, producing the protein MKSVLFTSALLLLAGSSLAADQNASPQSPAASAASLFADPHADPAHTLDYSLDELAAVEPGTILFVEHLDSFTAQDIEARGDWLFADTGIPPAHTGAELFLLHFRSTDVDGTPTPIRAQLFIPILEEPGERPVQVFAAGTTGVSERCAPIIENPVLNRWGDYRTNMLAYASREIITIFPEYLGFGLPDVPQRYFSKVAEAHVMLDAARAVRNFYASPDKQEIELTAHPAGALFMSGYSQGGHAAHAAADLQPEYAPEIEITGLIGFGQTNDVAMLMREMPYYSPYIIYTYAEIYGVEVIDPADYLLPRWMETFQADIMGLCVEEFQHHYPRNGQDLFTPEFYRALHNDLEGFRMARVFPEMARVLRENRAGFDGHGLPTLVLHGDRDIIVTTPAQDRFVEALRRGGSEVQYTIMPGAHHRHTRQAGFEESVEWMFTQAGLQ; encoded by the coding sequence ATGAAATCCGTTCTCTTCACCTCAGCCCTCCTGCTGCTTGCCGGCAGCAGCCTCGCCGCGGATCAGAATGCATCTCCGCAATCGCCTGCCGCATCTGCTGCATCCCTGTTTGCTGACCCCCATGCTGATCCTGCCCACACCCTGGATTACAGCCTTGATGAACTGGCTGCCGTCGAGCCGGGCACCATCCTGTTTGTGGAGCATCTCGACAGTTTTACCGCACAGGATATCGAGGCACGCGGAGACTGGCTGTTTGCCGACACCGGTATTCCCCCAGCCCACACCGGCGCCGAGCTGTTTCTGCTGCACTTTCGCAGCACCGATGTCGACGGTACCCCGACACCCATCCGGGCGCAGTTGTTTATCCCGATACTGGAAGAACCCGGTGAGCGCCCGGTGCAGGTGTTTGCTGCCGGCACTACTGGTGTAAGCGAGCGCTGTGCACCGATTATCGAAAACCCGGTTCTGAACCGCTGGGGCGACTACCGCACCAATATGCTGGCATACGCCTCACGGGAGATCATCACCATATTCCCCGAGTACCTGGGATTCGGCCTGCCGGACGTTCCGCAGCGCTATTTCAGCAAGGTAGCCGAGGCCCATGTCATGCTGGATGCAGCCCGAGCGGTCCGGAATTTCTACGCTTCACCCGATAAGCAGGAGATTGAGCTGACTGCACACCCCGCCGGGGCACTGTTCATGTCCGGCTACTCACAGGGCGGGCATGCCGCCCATGCAGCCGCTGATCTGCAGCCGGAATATGCCCCGGAGATAGAGATTACCGGCCTGATCGGGTTTGGCCAGACCAACGATGTCGCCATGCTGATGCGCGAGATGCCCTACTACAGCCCCTATATAATCTACACCTACGCCGAAATCTATGGGGTAGAGGTAATCGACCCGGCCGACTACCTGCTGCCGCGCTGGATGGAGACATTTCAGGCCGATATCATGGGACTGTGTGTCGAGGAGTTTCAGCATCATTATCCGCGCAACGGACAGGATCTGTTCACCCCGGAGTTTTACCGCGCCCTGCACAACGATCTGGAGGGATTCCGGATGGCACGCGTATTTCCGGAGATGGCCCGGGTACTGCGGGAAAACCGCGCCGGATTCGATGGCCACGGCCTGCCGACCCTGGTGCTGCACGGTGATCGCGACATAATCGTTACCACCCCGGCCCAGGATCGCTTTGTAGAGGCCCTGCGCAGGGGCGGCAGCGAGGTGCAGTACACCATCATGCCCGGCGCACATCATCGCCATACCCGCCAGGCCGGTTTCGAGGAATCGGTAGAATGGATGTTCACGCAGGCCGGCTTGCAGTAA
- the arsB gene encoding ACR3 family arsenite efflux transporter has protein sequence MADNQAAAGGISFFERYLTVWVAVCIVVGVLIGQFLPIIPETLSRFEYASVSIPVAILIWMMIYPMMLKVDFHAITQAGRKPKGLVVTLVMNWLIKPFTMYFFAWLFLRMVFAPFIPESLAAEYIAGAVLLGAAPCTAMVFVWSYLTRGDAGYTLIQVAINNLILLVAYTPIVMLLLSVGNISVPLDTVLLSVVLFIVIPLVGGWVSRELIIRRKGETWFRERFVATAGRFPTVGLLITLVLLFSFQGETIVNNTAHILLIAIPLTLQTGFIFGVAYLWARAWRIEHCVAAPAGLIGASNFFELAVAVAISVFGLQSGAALATVVGVLVEVPVMLALVKIANRSKGWYERRSGVPVSAP, from the coding sequence ATGGCAGACAATCAGGCCGCAGCCGGCGGCATCAGTTTTTTCGAGCGATATCTGACGGTCTGGGTGGCCGTCTGCATTGTAGTCGGGGTGTTGATCGGGCAGTTCCTGCCAATTATTCCCGAAACCCTGAGCCGGTTTGAGTACGCCAGCGTATCGATCCCGGTAGCTATCCTGATCTGGATGATGATCTACCCGATGATGCTGAAGGTGGATTTTCATGCCATCACCCAGGCCGGGCGCAAGCCCAAGGGGCTGGTGGTGACCCTGGTCATGAACTGGCTTATCAAGCCGTTTACCATGTATTTCTTCGCCTGGCTGTTTTTGCGGATGGTGTTTGCGCCGTTTATCCCCGAGTCACTGGCGGCGGAGTACATCGCCGGCGCCGTGCTGCTGGGGGCGGCCCCCTGCACCGCGATGGTGTTTGTCTGGAGCTACCTTACCAGGGGCGATGCCGGCTACACCCTGATCCAGGTAGCCATCAACAATCTGATCCTGCTGGTCGCCTATACCCCGATCGTGATGCTGCTGCTGTCGGTCGGGAATATCTCGGTTCCGCTGGATACCGTGCTGCTGTCGGTAGTGCTGTTCATTGTAATTCCCCTGGTCGGGGGCTGGGTTTCGCGCGAGTTGATTATCCGGCGCAAAGGCGAAACCTGGTTCAGGGAGCGCTTTGTGGCCACCGCTGGCCGTTTCCCGACGGTCGGACTGCTGATTACCCTGGTGCTGCTGTTCTCGTTCCAGGGCGAGACCATTGTGAACAATACCGCCCATATCCTGCTGATTGCTATCCCGCTTACTCTACAGACCGGGTTCATCTTTGGGGTTGCCTATCTCTGGGCCCGTGCCTGGCGGATTGAGCACTGTGTGGCGGCACCGGCCGGACTGATCGGGGCCAGCAACTTCTTCGAACTGGCGGTGGCGGTAGCGATATCGGTGTTCGGACTGCAGTCGGGGGCAGCCCTGGCCACGGTGGTCGGGGTGCTGGTAGAGGTGCCGGTGATGCTGGCGCTGGTCAAGATTGCCAACCGCAGCAAGGGCTGGTATGAACGGCGATCGGGTGTTCCGGTATCGGCACCGTGA
- a CDS encoding ankyrin repeat domain-containing protein produces the protein MRTTPTALLLLCLTLGATLPLTASVPNLTPNLHRVARWGQAELVELLLENGADTEERDIMDRTALHHAARHPRVVRVLVEADANPNARDRFDNTPLHMATIDYDSVRLLIAAGADVNAANSVNRTPLDIALRQGTSRRNREIVRLLIEAGAR, from the coding sequence ATGCGCACCACACCGACCGCCCTACTGCTGCTATGCCTCACCCTCGGAGCAACACTGCCGCTGACCGCCAGTGTGCCCAACCTCACCCCCAATCTGCACCGGGTGGCACGCTGGGGGCAGGCCGAGCTGGTGGAATTGCTGCTGGAGAACGGGGCTGACACCGAGGAGCGCGACATTATGGATCGCACTGCGCTGCATCATGCCGCCCGGCATCCGCGCGTAGTCCGCGTCCTGGTAGAGGCCGACGCCAACCCCAATGCGCGCGATCGCTTCGACAATACCCCGCTGCATATGGCCACCATCGACTACGATTCGGTGAGATTACTGATTGCGGCCGGGGCCGATGTAAATGCAGCCAACAGCGTTAACCGCACCCCGCTGGACATTGCCCTGCGTCAGGGAACCAGCCGTCGCAATCGCGAGATTGTGCGACTGCTGATCGAGGCGGGAGCACGATAG
- the fbaA gene encoding class II fructose-bisphosphate aldolase: MSLKDQIKPGVITGDDVQKVFADAKARKYALPGANVVGTNSVNAVLEASVAAKAPVIVQFSNGGAVFFAGKGMDNTDQQAAIAGAVSGAKHVHAVAEKYGAYVMLHTDHAARKLLPWIDGLLDAGEEFYKLHGKPLFSSHMIDLSEESLEENIETCKKYLERMSKMGMTLEIELGVTGGEEDGVDNTDVDSSKLYTQPEEVAYAYEELSKISPRFTIAAAFGNVHGVYKPGNVSLKPQILDASQKHIEEKYKTGEKPVDFVFHGGSGSSVEEIREAIGYGAVKMNIDTDLQWAFWDGVREYEAKNHDYLQAQIGNPEGEDKPNKKKYDPRVWLRAGEVAFVERMKLAFENLNNVNTL, from the coding sequence ATGAGTTTGAAAGATCAGATCAAGCCGGGTGTAATTACCGGTGACGACGTTCAGAAGGTATTCGCCGATGCGAAGGCGCGTAAATATGCCCTGCCGGGTGCCAATGTGGTTGGTACCAACAGTGTAAACGCGGTGCTGGAGGCGTCGGTAGCGGCCAAGGCCCCGGTTATCGTGCAGTTCTCCAACGGTGGTGCGGTGTTCTTTGCCGGTAAGGGTATGGACAATACCGATCAGCAGGCTGCTATCGCGGGTGCGGTTTCGGGTGCCAAGCATGTGCATGCCGTGGCCGAGAAGTACGGTGCCTATGTAATGCTGCACACCGACCATGCGGCGCGCAAGCTGCTGCCGTGGATCGACGGGCTGCTGGATGCGGGCGAGGAGTTCTACAAGCTGCACGGCAAGCCGCTGTTCAGCTCCCACATGATCGACCTGTCGGAAGAGTCACTGGAAGAGAACATCGAGACCTGCAAGAAGTACCTGGAGCGCATGAGCAAGATGGGTATGACCCTGGAGATCGAGCTGGGGGTAACCGGCGGCGAGGAAGACGGTGTGGACAACACCGATGTGGACAGCAGCAAGCTGTACACCCAGCCGGAAGAGGTTGCCTATGCCTACGAAGAGCTGAGCAAGATCAGCCCGCGCTTTACCATCGCTGCTGCCTTCGGCAACGTGCACGGGGTGTACAAGCCGGGGAATGTAAGCCTGAAGCCGCAGATTCTGGATGCCAGTCAGAAGCACATCGAAGAGAAGTACAAGACCGGTGAGAAGCCGGTGGACTTCGTGTTCCACGGTGGTTCGGGAAGCTCGGTCGAGGAGATTCGCGAGGCAATCGGTTATGGTGCTGTCAAGATGAACATCGACACCGACCTGCAGTGGGCATTCTGGGACGGCGTGCGAGAGTACGAGGCCAAGAACCACGACTACCTGCAGGCGCAGATCGGTAACCCCGAGGGCGAGGACAAGCCGAACAAGAAGAAATACGACCCGCGCGTCTGGCTGCGTGCCGGTGAGGTCGCGTTTGTCGAGCGCATGAAGCTTGCCTTCGAAAACCTGAATAACGTAAACACCCTGTAA
- a CDS encoding M30 family zinc metallopeptidase, whose amino-acid sequence MSSKHGMGRYLRRVLGIGCIAAVLLAGCDLTGDDLPSFDLSVTATADYDTPLFFESAVITLTTNEDNANIHFTTDDRLPTTSSERYSDPIVISETTRIRARAFKDGTSGNPIDVTFSKAVEHDETVTLNNQDAYLVIANPSTNSPYKGFTMLQNPVDSSTSYHPATSHYEPSTQNGVTAGETSDFYRSIQEFNRTAVQHVGQTGRTGRSAMPRSASTTDPSWDTGTTRDMYINNQGATVPTTLREKRTKSLGNGAEVTLYIWVEDASWHDGGTKSYTLDQNQIDILADRFLHPDESAIYEWVVDIAGEPWGSHPYNDVIPPGEAEHIHIVLKDIGGDDSTGGGVVGYFWAIHNLLADKVSWLPGSNEGLYFFMDSVRYASGDGSGSWSADSGWPPVVFSTLAHEFQHMIHWYQKSIVHGLGTETWLDEMASMAVEDLVADKLEVAGPRGLPQSGGSYDYSTGSSNFGNGSRLSYYNAFTNYQLTFWGNSLIDYGKSYALGAYLMRAYTGHEIIRDIVQAADSGQGAIVQAVSTARGGSVTFGEILLDFGEAVLRSYDETAGEHVRMNHGSDGSSYTVSGAAFDYRLGSIDLYNVFQLDSGTTGPMTIPVSMVTDSYEFNPGTKYLIELGTGLSGDYTWEFALPDEVEYRLVTIDSKE is encoded by the coding sequence ATGAGTAGTAAACATGGTATGGGGCGCTACCTGCGCCGGGTTCTGGGTATTGGATGTATCGCCGCTGTCCTGCTGGCGGGTTGTGATCTTACGGGAGACGATCTCCCCTCTTTTGATCTGTCAGTCACGGCTACAGCCGATTATGACACCCCACTTTTTTTTGAATCAGCGGTAATCACCCTGACGACCAACGAAGACAACGCAAATATTCATTTCACCACAGACGATAGACTGCCCACGACAAGCTCTGAGCGCTACAGTGATCCCATAGTAATCTCTGAAACAACCAGAATTCGGGCTCGAGCCTTCAAGGATGGCACCAGCGGAAATCCGATTGATGTTACCTTTTCGAAAGCAGTCGAACACGATGAAACGGTCACCCTGAATAACCAGGATGCATACCTGGTGATTGCAAACCCATCGACAAACTCCCCATACAAGGGCTTTACCATGCTGCAGAATCCTGTGGACAGCAGTACCTCATACCATCCAGCGACATCCCATTATGAGCCATCCACCCAGAATGGTGTTACAGCCGGCGAAACCAGCGATTTCTACCGCAGCATCCAGGAGTTCAACCGTACGGCGGTGCAGCATGTGGGGCAGACCGGCCGGACAGGCCGCAGTGCCATGCCTCGGTCGGCATCTACCACCGATCCGTCATGGGATACCGGCACCACCCGGGACATGTATATCAACAATCAAGGAGCAACAGTACCCACTACCCTGCGCGAAAAACGCACCAAGTCTCTGGGAAACGGAGCCGAGGTTACCCTGTATATCTGGGTAGAGGATGCCAGCTGGCATGATGGCGGCACCAAGTCCTATACCCTGGATCAAAATCAGATAGATATTCTGGCTGATCGCTTTCTGCATCCGGATGAGTCTGCAATCTATGAATGGGTTGTCGATATCGCCGGCGAACCCTGGGGAAGCCATCCCTACAATGACGTCATACCTCCCGGCGAGGCCGAGCACATCCACATCGTGCTCAAGGATATCGGCGGCGATGACAGCACCGGCGGGGGTGTAGTCGGCTATTTCTGGGCAATCCACAATCTGCTGGCAGACAAGGTCTCCTGGCTGCCGGGTTCCAACGAGGGGTTGTACTTTTTCATGGACTCGGTGCGCTATGCCTCCGGAGACGGGAGTGGCAGCTGGTCCGCAGATAGCGGCTGGCCGCCGGTAGTGTTCAGCACCCTGGCCCACGAGTTCCAGCACATGATCCACTGGTACCAGAAAAGCATTGTCCATGGCTTGGGAACCGAGACCTGGCTGGATGAAATGGCCTCGATGGCGGTCGAGGACCTGGTTGCCGACAAGCTCGAGGTGGCCGGCCCGCGGGGATTGCCACAAAGCGGGGGCAGCTACGACTACAGCACCGGCAGCAGCAATTTTGGTAATGGTAGTCGGCTCTCGTATTACAATGCGTTCACCAACTACCAGCTCACCTTCTGGGGCAACTCCCTGATCGACTACGGCAAATCCTATGCCCTGGGGGCCTACCTGATGCGGGCCTATACCGGGCATGAGATTATCCGCGACATTGTACAGGCGGCTGACAGCGGTCAGGGGGCGATCGTACAGGCGGTAAGCACCGCTCGCGGTGGGAGCGTGACCTTCGGCGAGATCCTGCTGGACTTTGGCGAGGCGGTACTGCGCTCCTACGATGAAACCGCCGGAGAGCATGTTCGCATGAACCACGGCAGCGATGGCAGCAGCTACACCGTAAGCGGCGCAGCCTTTGACTACCGACTCGGTTCGATTGATCTGTATAATGTGTTCCAACTGGACAGTGGGACTACCGGCCCCATGACCATCCCGGTATCCATGGTTACCGATTCCTACGAGTTCAACCCCGGTACCAAGTACCTGATTGAGCTGGGAACCGGGCTGAGCGGCGACTATACCTGGGAGTTTGCCTTGCCGGACGAGGTCGAGTATCGTCTGGTGACCATCGACAGCAAGGAGTAA
- a CDS encoding YhjD/YihY/BrkB family envelope integrity protein, protein MRQALRAYFTREKLDELLHLRERWRHRLRFFRIYTDNNGALLAKGIAFSLLFGSIPLLLLLVSLRSVFFFPEFSAILEGQILDFLPDDIKYQVMNVILGSEYRFSSLDVVTIGALLFAVNSLFTDLGTGMATMLDAPIVKNWLHRLIAIPLMLAFLLLFYLASVLTPGLNLVRQFFVVAPGVSRLVSRLISIGIYTFIMTGLYYLFSGRHLRFIPTVVIGALSAVVWQGLNILGSYIVFGLGSRLLLLGAVASLMIILFYMRVLADIFLMSSVLVRIYAIPQGIAESEAALEHRWSPVRLWRYLTAGVGPSDEAEEGDGAAGKPQAEAEAAGGAGETGADADGCRADTDSSAP, encoded by the coding sequence ATGAGGCAGGCGCTGCGGGCTTATTTTACCCGGGAAAAACTTGATGAGCTGCTGCATCTGCGCGAGCGGTGGCGACATCGGCTGCGGTTCTTCCGGATCTACACCGACAACAACGGGGCCTTGCTGGCCAAGGGGATCGCCTTCAGTCTGCTGTTCGGCAGTATTCCGCTGCTGCTGCTGCTGGTCAGCCTGCGCTCGGTGTTCTTTTTTCCGGAGTTCTCGGCGATCCTGGAGGGACAGATCCTGGATTTTCTGCCGGATGATATCAAGTATCAGGTGATGAATGTGATCCTGGGCAGCGAGTACCGCTTTTCCTCGCTGGATGTGGTAACCATCGGGGCGCTGCTGTTTGCGGTGAACAGCCTGTTTACCGACCTGGGGACCGGGATGGCGACAATGCTGGATGCACCGATCGTCAAGAACTGGCTGCACCGGCTGATCGCGATCCCGCTGATGCTGGCGTTCCTGCTGCTGTTCTATCTGGCCTCGGTGCTGACCCCGGGGCTGAACCTGGTGCGGCAGTTTTTTGTGGTGGCGCCGGGGGTTTCGCGGCTGGTGTCGCGCTTGATCTCGATCGGTATCTACACCTTTATCATGACGGGGCTGTACTATCTGTTCTCCGGGCGACATTTGCGGTTCATTCCGACGGTGGTGATCGGGGCGTTGAGCGCGGTGGTGTGGCAGGGGCTGAACATCCTGGGTTCCTACATCGTGTTCGGGCTGGGCTCGCGGCTGCTGCTGCTGGGGGCGGTTGCCTCGCTGATGATCATCCTGTTCTACATGCGGGTGCTGGCGGATATCTTTCTGATGTCGAGCGTGCTGGTGCGGATCTATGCGATCCCGCAGGGGATTGCCGAAAGCGAGGCGGCGCTGGAGCACCGCTGGTCGCCGGTGCGATTGTGGCGCTATCTGACCGCCGGGGTCGGCCCGAGCGACGAGGCGGAGGAAGGTGACGGCGCGGCTGGCAAGCCCCAGGCTGAAGCCGAGGCGGCTGGTGGTGCTGGTGAGACCGGCGCGGATGCTGACGGTTGCCGGGCGGACACCGACAGTTCGGCCCCATGA